A genomic stretch from Bacillus sp. E(2018) includes:
- a CDS encoding cupin domain-containing protein, translating into MVSYMDYTSPSAQYTFNVNTSPLFKKDSQNYINVLGINQLNTLENVSLLDIFMSTNNVVEPHYHQNAAELVYCISGSVLVSILNPFTKQLLNFKITPGQVANVPQGWWHYEIALEDNTHILAIFNAPTPQVILGSDLLRFTPANVMAHTYCLNEDQWRETVAPVQPSTYIGPYTNCQRNAEYTYHANHEQTYQQMHYVQQHPETPYVQPYRNVWW; encoded by the coding sequence ATGGTTTCATATATGGATTACACATCTCCCTCTGCTCAATATACGTTTAATGTCAATACGAGTCCTCTGTTCAAAAAAGACAGCCAAAATTATATCAATGTATTAGGTATTAACCAGTTGAACACATTAGAGAACGTTTCATTATTAGATATATTTATGAGTACGAATAATGTTGTTGAGCCTCATTATCATCAAAATGCAGCTGAACTTGTCTACTGTATCTCAGGGTCTGTTCTCGTATCCATCCTGAATCCATTCACTAAACAGTTATTGAACTTCAAGATCACACCAGGCCAAGTAGCAAATGTTCCTCAAGGATGGTGGCACTATGAAATTGCGTTAGAAGATAACACGCATATTTTAGCCATATTTAATGCACCGACTCCACAAGTTATTCTTGGTTCAGATTTACTGAGATTCACCCCTGCCAATGTTATGGCGCATACGTATTGTCTTAATGAGGATCAATGGAGAGAAACCGTAGCTCCTGTTCAACCTTCAACTTATATAGGGCCGTACACGAACTGTCAGCGAAACGCTGAATATACCTACCATGCAAACCATGAACAAACCTATCAGCAGATGCATTATGTTCAACAGCATCCTGAAACTCCGTACGTTCAGCCTTATCGGAATGTTTGGTGGTAG
- a CDS encoding DUF2515 family protein, with protein MVQHNDDIIQHILKRTNSQNRDNISRTVSYATYFKHNPEIRWAMLASLVSRNAGYSMCDLKGDWLPRLLSKDTRKHLFLTYERANWLIFQDAYPQLLIYEYSKKQGQPYFHLLKYFGVSTFMVHEWEKFWKEKNLKRICTSLIINEQHVIEKPVIEDGFYKKRIFSKVPFLLQDYMHFSTVLFPVESGEVIGISVHGFKKTKNRIETGKKLYTILFESEWSEEILSFADKVTHTGSRHDFETYIYPGKKRETPFLRIAFPIIEHHRSNIKDWYQKKVNTEKFYEPVKPLHRIVLTDWYKQKQRQLKIGILLKEWMLHA; from the coding sequence GTGGTACAGCATAATGATGATATCATTCAACACATTTTGAAACGTACGAATTCACAAAATCGTGACAATATTTCACGTACCGTAAGCTATGCCACATATTTTAAACACAACCCTGAGATCAGGTGGGCGATGCTCGCAAGTCTTGTTTCGAGAAATGCTGGCTACAGTATGTGTGATCTAAAAGGGGACTGGTTGCCTAGATTGTTGTCAAAAGATACTAGAAAGCATCTATTTCTAACATATGAACGCGCAAACTGGCTAATCTTTCAGGATGCGTATCCACAGCTATTGATCTATGAGTACTCAAAGAAACAGGGTCAGCCATATTTTCATCTGCTCAAATACTTTGGTGTTTCTACATTTATGGTTCATGAGTGGGAAAAATTCTGGAAAGAGAAAAATTTGAAGCGAATTTGTACCTCTCTAATCATAAATGAACAACACGTGATCGAAAAGCCGGTAATAGAGGATGGGTTTTATAAAAAGAGGATATTTTCTAAAGTGCCGTTTCTCTTACAAGATTATATGCATTTTAGTACGGTTCTTTTTCCTGTTGAGAGTGGAGAAGTGATCGGAATATCCGTTCATGGATTTAAAAAGACGAAAAATAGGATCGAAACCGGAAAAAAACTGTATACCATTTTGTTTGAGTCAGAGTGGAGTGAAGAGATTCTTTCCTTTGCAGATAAAGTCACACATACAGGATCAAGACATGATTTTGAAACCTATATCTATCCCGGAAAAAAGAGAGAGACTCCTTTTTTACGAATCGCGTTTCCGATCATCGAGCACCATAGGTCTAACATAAAAGACTGGTATCAAAAAAAAGTAAACACTGAAAAGTTTTATGAACCGGTTAAACCTTTGCACCGGATTGTGTTAACAGATTGGTATAAACAAAAGCAAAGGCAGCTTAAAATAGGTATCCTCTTAAAAGAGTGGATGCTGCATGCATAA
- a CDS encoding DEAD/DEAH box helicase, which yields MTQLIQNFPEFIQNAWDKSGFSAFTDIQERAIPEQLENKDLIIESPTGTGKTLAYALPALSKLNAEVKNAQVLFLAPTRELAMQIYEVCQKFTENSGLSGASLIGGANMQRQLDKLKKKPQFIVGTPGRVKELIQNKKLKVHEVKTIVIDEADHIIEAGFNGDVEQVIAATLKDRQLVFVSATINNKTEDWSRKLAVSPIIVKVEKDLVKSEVTHTFMVSDYRDKVENLRKLIRHTPGIKAMVFINSSMKMDEFATKLEYKKIKLGVLAGNSTKQDRQKVINDFKNGKIPVLLTTDVATRGLDIPDVTHVVHFEMPEDVKQYVHRSGRTGRMGKEGTVVSLVTKAELTSVKKWTAKMNVPLQKQLLEKGQVIVEEGTSKGPSTKRTAPNNDKNMQRKSEVSKKRR from the coding sequence ATGACACAATTGATACAAAATTTTCCGGAATTTATCCAAAACGCTTGGGACAAAAGCGGCTTTTCAGCATTTACAGATATTCAAGAACGAGCAATACCTGAACAGTTAGAAAACAAAGATTTAATCATTGAATCTCCAACCGGGACGGGTAAGACGCTTGCCTATGCATTACCAGCACTATCAAAGTTAAACGCAGAGGTTAAAAATGCTCAAGTTCTCTTTTTAGCACCAACACGAGAACTTGCGATGCAAATTTACGAGGTATGTCAAAAGTTCACCGAAAACAGCGGACTCAGCGGAGCTTCCCTCATCGGTGGAGCAAACATGCAGCGTCAATTAGATAAATTGAAAAAGAAACCACAATTTATTGTAGGTACACCTGGACGTGTAAAAGAATTAATTCAAAACAAAAAACTAAAAGTGCATGAAGTTAAAACGATTGTGATCGATGAAGCCGACCACATTATTGAAGCTGGATTTAACGGAGATGTTGAACAAGTAATTGCAGCAACTTTAAAAGACCGCCAGCTTGTATTTGTATCCGCAACGATCAATAACAAGACAGAAGATTGGTCAAGAAAGTTAGCCGTATCACCAATTATCGTTAAAGTAGAAAAAGACTTAGTGAAGAGCGAAGTCACGCATACGTTTATGGTGTCTGATTACCGTGATAAAGTCGAAAACTTACGTAAGCTGATTCGACATACACCTGGCATTAAAGCGATGGTCTTCATCAATAGTTCGATGAAGATGGATGAGTTCGCAACAAAACTTGAATATAAGAAGATCAAGCTTGGTGTATTAGCGGGTAACTCCACTAAACAAGATCGTCAAAAAGTAATCAACGACTTTAAGAACGGAAAGATTCCTGTTCTTTTAACAACCGATGTTGCGACTCGTGGATTAGATATTCCTGACGTTACACATGTGGTCCATTTTGAGATGCCAGAAGATGTAAAGCAGTACGTTCACCGATCTGGAAGAACAGGGCGTATGGGCAAAGAAGGTACAGTCGTTTCGTTAGTAACAAAAGCAGAACTAACTTCTGTGAAAAAATGGACAGCGAAGATGAACGTACCTCTTCAAAAGCAGCTGCTTGAAAAAGGACAAGTCATCGTAGAAGAAGGTACTAGTAAAGGACCATCAACTAAACGCACTGCTCCCAATAACGATAAAAACATGCAGAGAAAATCTGAAGTATCTAAAAAAAGAAGATAG
- a CDS encoding YciI family protein: protein MEITEFLYQIKPVREDLMENQTQEEQEKLQSHFLYLQDLLEKGKLVLAGPCLDASFGVVILQNTNKEEAQKFMENDPAVKGKIMTANLYPFRVSLMKK from the coding sequence TTGGAAATTACGGAATTTCTATATCAGATTAAACCAGTTAGAGAAGATTTAATGGAGAACCAAACACAAGAGGAACAAGAAAAACTTCAATCCCATTTTCTTTACCTTCAAGATTTGTTAGAGAAGGGAAAATTGGTGTTGGCTGGACCGTGTCTGGATGCTTCTTTTGGTGTTGTGATTCTTCAAAATACCAATAAAGAAGAAGCACAAAAATTCATGGAAAATGATCCAGCAGTCAAGGGGAAGATCATGACAGCAAACCTGTATCCTTTTCGTGTTTCACTAATGAAGAAATAA
- the recU gene encoding Holliday junction resolvase RecU, protein MGTFHYPNGKKVTSIVKKQSSSSIKKEISYSNRGMSLEDDINQSNEYYLLTNQAIIHKKPTPVQIVNVEYPKRSAAVIREAYFKLASTTDYNGVYKGRYIDFEAKETKNKTSFPLKNFHEHQLLHMQHILDHGGISFVILRFSETDESYLFDSSHLITFWNEQKKGRKSIPKGEIEEKGHSINIGYQPRLHYLQVVDSVYF, encoded by the coding sequence ATGGGTACCTTTCATTATCCAAACGGTAAGAAAGTGACTTCTATCGTAAAAAAACAATCTTCATCTTCTATCAAAAAAGAGATCTCGTACAGCAACAGAGGAATGTCGTTAGAAGATGATATCAATCAGAGCAATGAATATTATCTTTTGACCAATCAAGCGATCATCCATAAGAAACCTACTCCGGTTCAAATCGTAAATGTAGAATATCCAAAACGATCTGCCGCTGTCATTCGTGAAGCTTACTTCAAACTCGCTTCCACGACTGATTACAATGGGGTGTATAAAGGAAGATACATTGACTTTGAGGCAAAAGAAACAAAGAATAAGACGAGCTTTCCGCTGAAGAACTTTCATGAACATCAGTTACTTCACATGCAGCACATCTTAGATCATGGTGGAATCTCGTTCGTCATCCTTCGTTTCTCTGAAACAGATGAGAGCTATTTATTCGACAGTTCTCACTTGATCACGTTTTGGAACGAACAAAAGAAAGGCAGAAAATCTATACCTAAGGGTGAAATCGAGGAAAAAGGACATTCTATAAATATCGGGTATCAACCTCGGCTCCATTACTTGCAAGTGGTAGATTCTGTCTATTTTTAG
- a CDS encoding MerR family transcriptional regulator, which yields MMEMVLMKTKTVSEELGVNPTTVQRWVRHFNIQCDKNEHGHYLFKQDDIDQLREIKAQLDNGLLMSDIQVQSMHSTEQSMELPTQFEDKFNRLNKAIEALEKKVEEKADGVVSYQMLQHATELEELIKKMENMEARLQDLEVALLKQDYPEERLYVKEKSKKNWFVSLFTL from the coding sequence ATGATGGAAATGGTGTTGATGAAAACCAAAACGGTCTCTGAGGAACTTGGGGTGAATCCAACAACAGTTCAGCGTTGGGTCAGACATTTTAACATACAATGTGACAAGAATGAGCATGGTCATTATTTGTTCAAACAAGATGATATCGATCAGCTAAGAGAGATTAAAGCTCAGCTCGATAACGGACTTTTGATGAGTGACATACAAGTTCAGTCGATGCATTCAACAGAGCAATCAATGGAACTGCCAACCCAGTTTGAAGATAAATTCAATCGTTTGAATAAAGCGATAGAGGCACTGGAAAAGAAAGTGGAAGAAAAAGCAGATGGAGTCGTTTCCTATCAGATGCTTCAGCATGCAACAGAGCTTGAAGAACTGATCAAAAAGATGGAGAACATGGAAGCACGCCTGCAAGATCTAGAAGTGGCACTTCTCAAGCAGGATTATCCAGAAGAGCGTTTATACGTAAAAGAAAAATCAAAGAAGAACTGGTTCGTCAGTTTGTTTACTCTGTAG
- a CDS encoding YppE family protein, with the protein MDHLYTLTTKLIADIDEAFHIYKTETKTRETEADFFTEVKPFADRIHFRVKDWEPLARDWVIANKPKYLYPIQIKTAAENIGYLGVYVFQKKMKDKRITEMVKSVLYVLNQLKNQMAENENK; encoded by the coding sequence ATGGACCATTTATATACATTAACGACAAAACTAATCGCTGATATAGATGAAGCATTTCATATTTACAAGACAGAAACGAAAACGAGAGAAACGGAAGCGGACTTTTTTACAGAGGTGAAACCATTTGCCGATCGCATCCATTTTCGAGTGAAGGACTGGGAGCCACTCGCGAGAGACTGGGTGATCGCTAACAAACCCAAGTATCTGTACCCGATTCAGATCAAAACGGCAGCTGAGAACATCGGCTATCTTGGCGTTTATGTCTTTCAAAAGAAAATGAAAGACAAGCGGATCACAGAAATGGTGAAATCTGTTCTCTACGTATTGAACCAGCTGAAAAATCAAATGGCGGAAAATGAGAATAAATAA
- a CDS encoding PBP1A family penicillin-binding protein gives MSKDYRSRMERRQSSDGSKPANKTKTKKPRRGRNWKKTLLILALILGVLGLLTIGVIAATSPKLDPKKLETPVSSKIMDMNDKEVSLVAGEEKRIRVKINEIPEPVQNAFIATEDVRFRKHSGIDVRRIAGAAFANVREGFGAEGASTISQQVIKNTVLTNEKSLTRKIREAYLSVQLEQKYSKDQILEMYLNKIYFGNNAYGIATAAKVYFNKDVDQLEVQEAALLAGLPKAPSYYDPTRNPKEAEQRRNVVLNLMAQHKFISKEEAEKAKSISVKDMIKEGEVKTETRPYDAYIKQVIDDLKEIEGLEEADIYSSGLKIYTNLDTKAQQTTEDVLKAKLNEEHEYLQSGVALVDTKTGSIRAVGSGRGGQLSNYFSSKITRQPGSTIKPILDYGPAIENKQWNTGYILKDEPVELKDITINNFNDRNVGDISMRQALVESKNTTAVQAFQEVGAEEATDFANKLGFNLDPDTTYPSYAIGGFNGGISPLTLAGAYTSFGNGGIYSKPTTVRKVEFPDGRVVEVDSEPKAAMKDYTAYMITDMLKDVMDRGTGREANVSGLNLAGKTGTTNYSKEDRDKYGLPEGATKDAWMAGYTPTYTAAVWTGYAENKDKEGNGLYLNDNEADYSKQIFRDIMSELDHKNTDFKKPKSVTEVAMEKGTGKRASEFTPDSEKIIELFVKGTDLPGISDSYEKPSSIEGLEAKYKEDKNEIEVKWKYGKKKGVSFRVLASYNDGPMQERATINDTKFVVPAPAPGKYSFQVIAIDSENNTESEPAGTSITIEGPEGVEPPPGEGEGEQPGTPPGEEPGTEPPAEGEPGTPPDQGGGEGEQPGTPPGQEPGTEPPTEGEPGTTPTPPGQNGDRQQNGGGLIPPLSQ, from the coding sequence ATGTCAAAAGATTACCGAAGCCGTATGGAGCGCAGACAATCGAGTGATGGTTCCAAACCGGCAAATAAAACAAAAACAAAAAAACCGAGACGAGGACGTAACTGGAAAAAAACCCTGTTGATCCTTGCTCTTATATTAGGCGTTTTAGGACTGTTAACAATCGGCGTTATTGCCGCGACCTCTCCTAAATTAGATCCTAAGAAACTAGAAACACCTGTATCCTCTAAGATTATGGATATGAACGACAAGGAAGTTTCTCTTGTTGCAGGTGAAGAAAAACGAATTCGTGTGAAGATTAATGAAATTCCTGAACCTGTACAAAATGCCTTTATCGCAACTGAAGATGTTCGATTCCGAAAGCATAGCGGTATAGATGTACGTCGTATCGCTGGTGCAGCCTTCGCTAACGTTAGAGAAGGATTCGGAGCAGAAGGTGCGAGTACGATTTCTCAGCAGGTTATTAAAAACACCGTATTAACAAATGAAAAATCTCTTACTCGTAAGATTCGTGAAGCTTATCTTTCTGTTCAATTGGAACAGAAGTATTCAAAAGATCAAATTCTTGAGATGTATTTAAATAAAATCTACTTTGGAAACAATGCTTATGGAATTGCAACCGCCGCAAAAGTATATTTCAACAAGGATGTCGATCAACTTGAAGTGCAAGAAGCAGCTCTTTTAGCTGGTCTGCCAAAAGCACCAAGTTATTATGATCCTACTAGAAACCCAAAAGAAGCAGAACAGCGACGTAACGTCGTGTTGAACTTGATGGCTCAGCATAAGTTCATCTCAAAAGAAGAAGCAGAAAAAGCAAAAAGCATTTCTGTTAAAGACATGATCAAAGAAGGCGAAGTAAAGACTGAAACTCGTCCTTATGATGCGTACATTAAACAGGTGATTGATGATCTCAAGGAAATTGAAGGTCTTGAAGAAGCAGATATCTATTCATCTGGCCTGAAAATTTATACAAATTTAGATACGAAAGCACAACAAACTACTGAAGATGTATTAAAAGCCAAATTAAATGAAGAACATGAATACCTTCAGTCAGGTGTTGCTTTAGTTGATACGAAGACAGGATCGATTCGTGCTGTTGGAAGTGGACGTGGCGGTCAATTAAGTAACTATTTTTCTTCAAAAATTACGCGCCAGCCTGGTTCTACTATTAAACCTATCCTTGATTATGGTCCTGCGATTGAAAACAAACAATGGAACACAGGTTATATCTTGAAAGATGAACCAGTAGAACTAAAAGACATTACGATTAACAACTTTAACGACCGAAACGTTGGAGACATCTCAATGCGTCAAGCACTCGTTGAATCGAAGAACACGACTGCTGTTCAAGCATTCCAAGAGGTTGGGGCTGAAGAAGCAACAGATTTTGCTAACAAGTTAGGTTTTAATTTAGATCCAGATACAACTTATCCATCCTACGCAATCGGTGGATTCAACGGTGGGATCTCCCCTCTTACATTAGCTGGTGCTTATACATCGTTTGGTAACGGAGGGATCTACTCGAAACCAACTACGGTACGTAAAGTTGAATTCCCTGATGGACGTGTAGTTGAAGTTGATTCAGAACCAAAAGCAGCAATGAAAGATTATACCGCTTATATGATCACAGATATGCTAAAAGATGTGATGGACAGAGGTACTGGTCGTGAAGCGAACGTTAGTGGACTTAACTTAGCTGGTAAGACAGGTACAACAAACTATTCTAAAGAAGATCGCGATAAGTACGGTCTTCCAGAAGGCGCGACGAAAGATGCTTGGATGGCGGGCTATACGCCAACTTATACAGCAGCTGTTTGGACCGGTTACGCTGAGAACAAAGACAAAGAAGGTAACGGTCTCTATCTAAACGACAATGAAGCCGATTATTCGAAGCAGATCTTCCGTGATATTATGAGCGAATTAGATCATAAGAACACCGACTTCAAGAAGCCGAAATCTGTAACGGAAGTAGCGATGGAAAAAGGAACAGGTAAACGCGCTAGTGAGTTCACACCTGATTCTGAGAAGATCATCGAGCTCTTCGTTAAAGGAACTGACCTTCCTGGTATCAGTGATAGTTATGAAAAACCTTCTTCTATCGAAGGACTTGAAGCGAAGTACAAAGAAGATAAGAACGAGATTGAAGTAAAATGGAAATATGGCAAGAAAAAAGGCGTATCCTTTAGAGTTCTTGCAAGCTATAACGATGGTCCGATGCAGGAACGTGCAACGATCAACGATACGAAATTCGTTGTTCCAGCACCTGCTCCTGGTAAATATTCGTTCCAAGTCATAGCAATCGATAGTGAGAACAACACAGAGAGTGAACCAGCAGGTACATCGATTACAATCGAAGGCCCTGAAGGTGTAGAGCCACCACCTGGTGAGGGTGAAGGCGAACAGCCAGGTACTCCTCCTGGAGAAGAGCCGGGAACAGAGCCACCTGCTGAAGGTGAACCTGGTACTCCTCCAGATCAAGGAGGCGGTGAAGGCGAACAACCTGGTACTCCTCCAGGTCAAGAGCCTGGGACAGAGCCACCAACAGAAGGTGAGCCTGGTACTACCCCTACACCTCCTGGACAAAATGGAGACAGACAACAAAACGGCGGAGGCCTCATCCCTCCTCTCAGTCAATAA
- the nikA gene encoding nickel ABC transporter substrate-binding protein, whose protein sequence is MRNYKNILVGMLSLVLVFIAGCSTTQNSSERQKDEKKNVNMIFSFKAANLDPHTGFIPIRAGITETLLKLDDKSNIEGWLAEKWETADNEKWVFEIRDDVKFQDGKKLDAESVKQSLERSIEANESLGDSLKIKSMEADGQALTIHTTEPYPALPSELVNPYTSIVNMEAAKKDGEEVFRNNPIGTGPFKVKEFKSNQFVEVEKNEDYWAGEPKLDSAKIKFNEDANVRALALQSKEADVVYNLPAESLDTIEKDNKLRVESIPGLRAHFVLYNSQSKNVKDLKVRQALDLLIDRKSVVNDIMLGHGLEANGPFNSTLPFGLDEEVSELNVEKAKSLLTQAGYKENAEGLMEIDGKPLTLELVTYKARPELPLIAQLLQSDAGKAGIKIDIKTVENADTHLVENKDWDLATYSNNTSPRGDGSYFFNTAFTESGALNVGKINIPELNTLIEKLNRTTDLDERTKLTQDASKVINQEVAHSYAVYPNIIIGMNKRIVNWEPTAEEYYILTHNMDVK, encoded by the coding sequence ATGAGAAATTATAAGAATATTTTAGTAGGAATGTTAAGTTTGGTTCTAGTATTTATCGCTGGTTGTTCAACTACACAAAATAGCTCAGAAAGACAAAAAGATGAAAAGAAGAACGTTAATATGATTTTCAGTTTTAAAGCAGCAAACTTAGATCCACATACTGGCTTTATACCTATTCGTGCTGGCATAACTGAAACGTTATTAAAACTGGATGATAAATCGAATATTGAAGGATGGCTAGCTGAAAAATGGGAAACAGCAGATAACGAGAAGTGGGTATTTGAAATTCGAGATGATGTAAAATTTCAAGATGGTAAAAAACTTGATGCTGAATCTGTCAAACAATCATTAGAAAGAAGTATTGAAGCGAACGAATCGTTAGGTGATTCTCTCAAGATTAAATCTATGGAAGCAGATGGACAAGCACTTACGATACATACGACAGAGCCCTATCCTGCACTTCCATCCGAACTTGTAAATCCTTATACATCAATTGTAAACATGGAAGCAGCCAAGAAGGATGGAGAAGAAGTTTTTAGAAATAACCCAATCGGGACAGGTCCATTTAAAGTAAAAGAATTTAAATCCAATCAATTTGTTGAAGTTGAAAAAAACGAAGACTATTGGGCTGGAGAACCGAAACTGGACTCAGCCAAAATAAAGTTTAATGAAGACGCTAATGTAAGAGCACTTGCTCTACAGTCAAAAGAAGCTGATGTTGTATACAATCTCCCTGCCGAAAGTCTAGATACGATAGAAAAGGATAATAAATTGAGAGTTGAATCCATTCCTGGACTACGAGCGCATTTTGTTCTATATAACAGTCAAAGTAAAAATGTTAAAGATTTAAAGGTTAGACAAGCTCTAGATCTCTTAATCGATCGCAAGAGTGTTGTAAATGACATCATGCTAGGACACGGTCTTGAAGCTAACGGTCCATTTAACAGTACACTGCCGTTTGGACTAGATGAAGAAGTATCAGAATTGAACGTCGAAAAAGCGAAAAGTCTTTTAACTCAAGCGGGCTACAAAGAGAATGCAGAAGGTTTAATGGAGATAGACGGTAAACCGTTAACTCTTGAACTCGTTACGTATAAAGCTCGTCCAGAACTTCCTCTGATCGCACAGCTGTTACAGTCTGATGCAGGAAAAGCAGGAATCAAAATTGATATTAAAACTGTTGAGAACGCAGATACTCATCTGGTTGAGAACAAGGATTGGGATCTAGCGACTTATAGTAACAATACCTCTCCAAGAGGAGATGGAAGCTACTTTTTCAACACTGCTTTTACAGAATCAGGAGCTTTAAATGTTGGGAAGATCAACATTCCTGAACTTAACACTTTAATTGAGAAGTTAAATAGAACGACAGATTTAGACGAGCGTACAAAGCTAACACAAGATGCGTCTAAAGTAATCAACCAAGAAGTTGCCCATAGCTATGCCGTTTATCCAAATATCATTATCGGAATGAACAAACGCATTGTGAACTGGGAGCCTACAGCAGAGGAGTATTATATTCTAACACACAATATGGATGTGAAATAA
- a CDS encoding glutaredoxin family protein — protein sequence MAKTVIIYTQETCPPCFAEKEWLKANEIPFEERDIRKNDAYMKEVIDLGASATPVTVIETEDSKEVIMGFVEEELSRLLKK from the coding sequence TTGGCGAAGACAGTGATCATTTACACACAAGAAACATGCCCTCCATGCTTTGCAGAGAAAGAGTGGCTAAAAGCAAATGAGATTCCTTTTGAAGAACGAGATATTCGTAAAAACGATGCCTATATGAAAGAAGTGATCGACCTCGGTGCTTCTGCAACTCCAGTAACCGTTATTGAAACGGAAGATTCCAAAGAAGTTATAATGGGCTTTGTAGAAGAAGAGCTTTCTCGACTACTAAAAAAGTAA
- the nikB gene encoding nickel ABC transporter permease, which translates to MLTIIKNRVIQLVVVLFILSLFTFTLMKMAPGDPVLTILNADEMVVTEEDQAELRNKLGFDQPLYVQYGKWMFNLMQLDLGKSYMSGKPVIEELLTRIPITAELTFFAMTIMLCITVPLGVWSAKYVNKWPDQFSRILALIGASIPNFWLGLILIYLFAYKLGVLPSSGIGSYSQIILPAFTLGFTFAVVYARLLRAGLLQSLSEDYIYAARARGVKEWRILWLHAFRAAVLPVLTIFGLSLGSFLGGAVVIEILFSWPGLGSLAVDAIFNRDYPVIQGYVLLTGVFVVLTNLLVDLSYYVIDPRMKRKEEAL; encoded by the coding sequence GTGCTTACGATTATAAAGAATAGGGTTATTCAGCTGGTTGTTGTTTTATTCATTCTATCCCTATTTACGTTCACATTAATGAAGATGGCACCAGGTGATCCGGTTCTTACCATTCTAAATGCTGATGAAATGGTCGTAACAGAAGAAGATCAAGCCGAGCTTAGAAACAAGCTTGGCTTTGATCAGCCTCTGTACGTACAATATGGCAAATGGATGTTCAACCTCATGCAGCTTGATCTTGGAAAATCATACATGTCTGGGAAACCAGTTATTGAAGAATTGTTAACACGCATTCCCATTACTGCGGAACTTACTTTTTTCGCAATGACTATCATGCTATGCATTACCGTTCCACTTGGGGTGTGGTCTGCAAAATATGTAAACAAATGGCCCGACCAATTCAGTCGGATTTTAGCATTAATCGGAGCATCGATACCTAATTTTTGGCTCGGGCTTATCTTAATCTATCTCTTTGCGTATAAATTAGGTGTTCTACCTTCGTCAGGAATAGGGTCCTATTCTCAGATCATCTTACCTGCCTTTACATTAGGTTTTACGTTTGCAGTAGTTTACGCAAGGCTGCTTCGAGCAGGCCTTTTGCAAAGTTTGTCAGAGGACTATATTTATGCAGCAAGAGCAAGAGGTGTCAAAGAGTGGAGAATTCTATGGTTGCATGCATTTAGAGCTGCTGTTCTCCCTGTTCTGACCATTTTCGGCTTAAGTTTAGGTAGCTTCTTAGGTGGAGCAGTAGTAATTGAAATTTTATTTTCTTGGCCAGGATTAGGAAGCCTTGCCGTTGACGCTATATTTAACCGTGACTATCCGGTTATCCAAGGATACGTTTTATTAACAGGGGTATTTGTTGTATTAACAAATCTCTTAGTTGATTTATCTTATTATGTGATCGATCCAAGAATGAAACGAAAAGAGGAGGCATTATGA